The genome window AGCTGGTGGTGCTAGAGCAGCGTTCCCGCAAATACAAACCGCGCCCCATCGTAGTTCTGGCCGATGTCTCGGGCTCCATGGAGCGCTACGCCCGGATGCTGCTGCACTTTTTACACGCCTTTTCACTGGTGCAAACCCGCCAGGGGGTGCGGCAGATTGAAAGCTTCACCTTTGGCACCCGCCTGACCCGCATCACCCGCCTCTTGAAGCACCGCAGCGTGGACACTGCTCTGGCCCAGGTGGGCCAGCAGGTCAAGGACTGGTCGGGCGGCACCCGCATTGGGGCCTGCCTGCACAGCTTCAACCAGAGCTGGGCCAAACGGGTCTTGGGGCGGGGCGCCATCGTGCTGGTTATCTCCGACGGCTGGGATCAGGGCGAACCCGAACTGCTGGCCTTCGAGATGGAGCGCCTGCAGAAGTCCTGCCACCGCCTGATCTGGCTCAACCCACTCCTGGGCACCCCCGGCTACCAGCCCCTGACCCGCGGCCTGGTGGCCGCCATGCCCTTCATTGACGACTTTCTGCCGGTACACAACCTTAGTAGCCTCGAGATGCTGGCCCTGGCCTTGACCGGCCTCGAGCGACAGCGCTAGGAGCATTCAATGCAAAACGCCTGTCTGTGCCGACAGGCGTTTGAAGGGATGACCTAACAGCGCTTTATACGCATTTCGGTAGTATCGTTCACTTTGACAAGCCTAAACGATACTACCGAAATGCTTTTCTACTCCCTTCGGTCGGCTTGAATCCTCCACCTCTGACTGCGTCCAACGGTGAAGGATTCAAGCGGAAAGGGTATTAGAGACTGTCTTAATAGCCTCCCTCATGCTATAGTCACGCATGGAACTCAGACAAAGCCGCTACCCCAGCGATCTGACCGACCAGGAGTGGGCTATTCTGGCACCCCTGATGCCCCAGCCCTCCGCCGCCCCCCATCGCCCCCGGGAGAATCCCTGGCGGGAAATCCTGAACGGCATCTTCTACATCACCCGCGCCGGCTGCGCCTGGCGCATGATGCCCTATGACCTGCCCCACTGGAAAACCGTCTATCACTACTTCCGTTTGTGGCGCAAATCGGGTTTTCTGGAACAGATACATACCACCCTGCGCGAGAAAACCCGCCGTAAAGCAGGACGCCTGCCCGAACCCAGCGCGGGGATTCTGGATAGCCAGAGCGTGAAGACCTCGGGAAAAGGGGGGTCAGGGGGTATGACGCGGGCAAGAAGGTAAAGGGGCGCAAACGGCATCTGCTGGTGGATACACAAGGGCTGGTGTTGGGAGTCAAGGTGCTGCCCGCCCACCTCACGGATGCGGAGGGCGGGCGAGAGCTGCTGGAGGGGGCCAGGGGGCTGTCGAAGCGGTTGTCGCATCTGTTTGTGGATGGGGGGTACAAGCGCAGGTTTGAGGAATGGGTTCGGCGCACCTTGGGCTGGACGGTGGAGGTGGTGCGCAGGCCGGATGCCAACTTCCGGGGTATTTGGTGGCCTAAAGACCAGCCTCTTCCGGAGGACTTGGAGGAGGAAGTGCGGAAGAGGACGCGGGGGCATCGGGGGTTTGTGGTGATTCCCCGCAGATGGGTGGTGGAGCGGACGTTTGCCTGGCTGAGCTTCAATCGGAGGCTGAACCGGGACTATGAGCTTCTACCTGAGAGCTCAGAGACCTTCATCCACACAGCGATGATCCGGCTTATGGTCAGAAGATTGGCCTCCTAGAAAGTATTAAGACAGTCTCTTAGTAGTTGCTGTACAGCAACAGGTTGGGCGAACGCCGCCCCGCGTTGCCCACCACACCCGAGGTGGCGTTGCCCACGATGGCGTTGCGCACGGTAGCCGGGCTGGCTGCGGGGTTGCTTTGCAGGTACAAAGCGGCGACTCCGGCCACATGGGGGGTAGCCATCGAGGTTCCGCTGATGGTATTGGTCGAGGTGTCGCTGCTAATCCAGGCCGAGGTAATGGAGGAGCCGGGCGCGAAGAGATCCAGGCAGCTCCCATAGTTGGAGTAGGAGGCCCTGGCGTCGGTGGAGGTGGTGGCCCCCACGGTAATGCCCGCCGCTACCCGCGCAGGCGAGAACTGGCAGGCATCGCGGTTGCTGTTCCCAGCCGCCAGCGCAAAGGTAATCCCCGCGTTGATGGCGTTATTGACCGCGGTATCGAGGGCGCTCGAGGCCCCCCCACCCAGGCTCATGTTGGCTACCGCTGGCTTCTGGGCGTTCTGCCGCACCCAGTCCACCCCGGCAATTACGCCCGAGTTGGTGCCTGAGCCGCTACAGTTGAGCACCCGCACCGCATAGAGACGCACACTTTTGGCCACACCGTACACCGCGCCCCCTACCGTGCCCGCCACGTGGGTGCCGTGGCCGTTGCAGTCGTTGCCGTTCTGACCATCCCCAATGGCATCGAAGGCTACTGCAGCCCGGCCCCCAAACTCGCTGTGGCTTACCCGGATACCGGTATCTATGATGTAGGCGTTCACGCCGCTACCCGTATTGCTATAGGTGAAGGTGCCGCTGAGGGGCAGGGTGCGCTGGTCAATGCGATCCAGTCCCCAGGTCGCGCCGGTCTGGGTCGCGCTGATGCTCATAACCTGGTCGGCCTCGATGTAGGCCACCCTGGGGTCTTGGCGCAAGGCCGCTAAGTTCTCGGGGGAAAGTCTGGCCGCAAGCCCCTGCAAAGCAGCGGTGTAAACCTGCTGGACGCTGGCATCGGGCCCCAGGCCCAGGCTTTCCAGCTCCCGCTGAAGGGATACACCCCCGCGCAAACTCGCTTTAAGGCTTTGCAGCGAGGCCAGTACGTTGGCGTCGTCCTTGTAAACCACAATGTACTGTCCCTGAATAACGTTGGGGTTATCCAGCCCCAGCACCGGGGCCAGGTTATCGGGGGTCACACGGCTTCCACAGGCCGTCAGCGCCATCAACAAAACGATCCAGGCCAAACGAAGATACATCGCTACGAACCTCCAGGCACTAACTTTTGGGTCTGATACCCGCAGAAAGTATACCCCGTGCGGTTTAAAAAGGAAGCCTAGATTAACAACCCTCAGAAAAAAAACGCCTCGAGCGGGGTCGTGCGGTTCGCTGGCAAGCAAGCGGATTCTACCCCGTTTTCGACTACCCGGGATTTCCGGGTTCTTTTCGCAAACTGCCCTAGACTTGAAACACCCCGATTTGCATCGCCTCACGCACTGGGTTGAGGGCGCAGACCTCGAGGCTCCGGATCAGGCGCTCGCGGGTCTCGTGCGGGAAGATCACCTCGTCCACCCAGAGCCGGGCCGCGGCATAGCGTGGGTCGAGGGTCTCCTCGTAGCGGGCCTTGATGCGCTCGTAGAGTTCGACCAGGTCTTCCTCGGTGGGTTTGCGTCCTTCGCGCTCGAGCTTGGCGAGTTCAATTTCCATCAGGGTCTTGGCCGCGGCGTTGCCGCTCATCACCGCGTACTTGGCCGAAGGCCAGGCGTAGATAAAGCGGGGGGCATAGGCCTTGCCGGCCATGGCGTAGTTGCCCGCGCCAAAGGAACCCCCGGTGATGAGGGTAATTTTGGGCACCACCGAGTTGGAGACCGCATTAACCAGCTTGGCCCCGCGCCGGATGATGCCCTGCTGCTCCGACTCCTTGCCCACCATAAAACCGGTTACGTCCATCAGGAACAGAAGAGGAATGAAGCGCTGGTTGACCTCGAGGATGAACCGGGCGGCCTTGTCGGCGGCTTCGGCGTAGATCACGCCCCCCACCTCGATCTTGCCGGGCTTTTTGATCACGAGCCGCTGGTTAGCCACGATCCCCACCGGGAAGCCGCCCAGCCGGGCATACCCGCACACCAGGGTCTGGCCGTAGCCAGCTTTGTACTCGTGGAACTCCGAACCGTCCACCAGCCGGGCGATCACCTCGTTCACGTCGTAGGGCTTGCTGCCGTCGGGCGATACCAGCCCGTACAGGTCTTCCGGCGGGTGAAAGGGCTCCACCTCGCTTTTGCGCTCCGCGGCCCAGAGGGCCAGGGTCGGCTGGGCATACATCGCGGCCAGGGCGCGTATGCGGGCAATGGCCGCTTCGTCGTCGGGTTCGTAGAAGTCCACCGTGCCCGAGACCTCGGCGTGCATGCGCGCGCCGCCCAGCGCCTCCGAGTCCACCTCCTGCCCGATGGCCGCCTTGACCAGGGCCGGCCCGGCCAGGTACAGCCCCGAGCCCTCGGTCATGATCAGCACGTCGGTCATGAGCGGCAGGTAGGCCCCCCCCGCCACGCAGTTGCCCATAATGGCCGAAATTTGCGGGATGCCCAGCCCGCTCATCCGGGCATTGAGGTAAAAAATGCGGCCAAAGTCGTCCTGGTCGGGGAATACTTCGTCTTGCAAGGGCAGGAAAACCCCCGCCGAGTCCACCAGATACACCGTGGGCAGGTGGTTCTCGAGGGCGATAGTCTGCGCCCTTATCACCTTTTTAGCGGTGATGGGGAAAAAGGCCCCGGCTTTCACGGTGGCATCGTTGGCGATGATCATCCAGTCCCGACCGGCAATTTTGCCGATGGCGGTCACCACCCCGCCGCCCGGCGCACCCCCCCAGTCGGCGTACATCTGCCAGCCCGCATAGCCCAGGATTTCCTCGAGCTCGCTTCCCGGGTCAATCAGGCGCGCAATCCGCTCGCGGGCTGTGAGGCGCCCTTTGGCGTGCTGCCGCTCCGCCGCTTTGGGCCCTCCACCCTGACGCACCTGTTCCAGCGAGGTGCGAAAATCGGCAATTAGCCGCACCCAGGCATCTTTGTTTTGCTTGAAGAAGGATGATTCGCGCTCTTTAGGGCTGATGTGGCTTTGAATCATAACAGAAGTCTACCGTTTTTTTGTCGGTAGGTTGCAATTCCGTTATGTTTATATGGCCGGGGTCGAAAGAAAAATATAGCCTTGCGTACCGTATGATTGGGTCACCTATGCGCAAGCGACTTGTAGCCGGCAACTGGAAAATGCACAAAACCCCCTCCGAGGCCCGGATGTGGTTCCGCGACCTGATCGATAAACTGCCCCAAACCCAGGCCGAACCGGCCCTGCTGGTACCCTTTACCCATCTGCCCTATGCTGCGGAAATCCTCGAGGGCCACGGTGTGTACTGGGGCGCGCAGGATGTCTCGGCCCATGTCGAAGGGGCCTACACCGGCGAGGTTTCGGCAAAAATGCTGGCCGACCTGGCCTGCCAATACACCATCGTGGGCCACTCCGAACGGCGCAGCTACCATGCCGAAACGGATGCGCTGGTATCCGAAAAAGCCAGGCGTCTATTGGAGCAGGGTATCACCCCCATCCTGTGCGTGGGCGAGCCGCTGGAAATCCGCGAGGCTGGAGGCCAGGTCGAGTACACCCTGCGGCAGCTCGAGGGCAGCCTGCAAGGGGTCAACCCGGCCTCGCCACAGAGCCTGGTGATTGCCTACGAGCCGGTCTGGGCCATTGGCACCGGCAAAACCGCCACCCCCGAGGATGCCGAGGCCATGCACCAGGCCATTCGTGGCTGGCTGGAAGGCCGCTACGGTTCGGACTTTTCCGAGCAGATGCGCATCCTTTACGGCGGCTCGGTCAAGCCCGAGAACGCCGCGGCCCTCTTCGGCCAGCCCAACATTGATGGGGGACTGGTCGGGGGGGCCAGCCTGAAGCTCGAGGACTACATAAAGCTGCTCACGGCCTAATGGAGGGCATATGCGCAGATGGATCTTGCCGGTTTGGTTTGTCGGCCTTGTAGGTCTGGCCCAGTCTACCGATGTGGTGCAGCGTATCTACCGCTGCGCCGGGGGTGTCCAGGTTCGGGCGGTTTATCAGAATAGCTTCGACCGGGTGGGGGTGGTGTTCAATGGTCAGACCTACGGCCCGCTGTTCCAGGTCGAGGCCGCCTCGGGGGTCAAGTACTCCGATGGACGGGCTTCCTGGTGGGTCAAAGGCTCAGGCGCCGCCGAGGAAGCCCTGCTGATGAGCGAGCGCACCGGGAAGGTTCTGGTCAGGGCTTGTAAGCCCATTCGATAAGACTTTGGTTCCAGACCAAGGACAGCCCTCCTGTAAGGGAAGGCAGTGATACGGTAGACTTTTTTTCACCCATGGCCCACCTTCACCCCCGCACCCAGCTTTCCAAGGAGAGCATCTTCGCCCAGATGAGCCGCCTGGCCGTGCAGCATGGGGCCATCAACCTGGGGCAGGGCTTTCCCTCCAACCCCCCGCCCGATTTTCTCCTAGAGGCTGCCCGGCGGGCCATCGGCACCGTAGACCAGTACACCCCGCCCATCGGCCTGCCGCGCTTGCGCGAGGCCGTTGCCGAAGACCTGGGGGTTTCGCCCGAGGACGTGGTCATCACCGCAGGGGGCACCGAGGCCCTGCACGCGCTGGCCGAGTCGCTGTACGGCCCGGACGACGAGGTGGTGATGCTCGAGCCCTACTTCGACGTCTACATCCCCCAGGCCCGCATCGCCGGGGCCGAGCCGGTGATGGTTCCCATGCGGCTTACCGAGCGCTGGGAGGTAGATTTACCGGCGCTCGAGCGGGCCATTTCGGTACGCACCCAGGCCCTTCTGCTCACCAACCCCTACAACCCCACCGGCTCGGTCTTTTCCCGTGCCGAGGCCGAACAGATTGTGGCCCTGGCCCGCAAACACGACCTCTGGATTATCAGCGACGAGGTCTACGACGAGCTTTACTTCGGGGAGCCTCCCATCCGCCTGCGCGAACTCGCGCCCGAACGGGTTTTCACAGTGGGCTCGGCCGGTAAGCGCCTCGAGGCCACCGGCTGGCGCATCGGCTGGATTGTCACGCCGCCCGGCCTGGCCCCGCAGATCGCGGGTATGCGCCAGTGGAGCAGCTTCTGCTCGGCCGCCCCCCTCCAGGCCGCGGTGGCCGAAGCCCTGCCCATCGCCCGCAAAGAGGGCTTTTACCAGGCGCTGCGCGAGAGCTACGGCCGGCGCAAGGACTTGCTCGAGCAGGGCCTGAGGTCGCTGGGGCTCAAAACCTTCTCCCCTGCCGGTACCTACTTCCTCACCGCGCTCTTGCCGGGGCTCGAGGCCCTGAACCTGGTGCGCGAGGCCAAAGTTGCGGCCATTCCAGGTTCAGCCTTCTACATCCAAAACCCTGCCCCCGAGGGCCTGTACCGCTTTGCCTTCTGCAAAACCTGCGAGGAGATCGAAACCGCTCTATCCCGCCTGGAGGCCTACCTCAAGCAGGCAGCCTGAGGTATTCACAAACCCATCCCCGACCATCGGCTAAACTGATGGGCGTGGAAACAGTTCAGTATCTGGACGATACCGGTCAACCCCTACGGGATCTGCCCCTGAGTCATTCGGAGTTGCTGCAGGGCTACCGGGCTTTGCGCCGCGCCCGGCACTTTGACGAGCGGGCTTTGGTCTTGCAGCGGCAGGGCCGGCTGGGGGTTTACCCGCCTTTCCGCGGCCAGGAAGCGGCCCAGGTGGGGGTGGCCCTCTGCCTGCGCCCCGATTACGACTGGCTGCTGCCCAGCTACCGCGAGAGTGCGGCCGCCCTCACCTTTGGCATGCCCATCAGTAAACTCATCCTGAGCTGGCGGGCCGACCCGGCTGGCTGGGGCGCACCGCCCAACGTCAACATGGTGCAGTTTTACATCCCCATCGCTACCCAGATTCCCCAGGCCGCAGGGGTGGCCCACGCCCAGCGCCTGTTGGGTAAAGAGGCTGTTGCGGCTGTTTTTATCGGGGATGGCGGCACCTCCGAGGGCGACTTTCACGAGGGGCTCAACTTCGCTGCGGTCTTCAACGCCCCCTTGCTGGTAGTGGTGCAGAACAACGGCTGGGCCATCAGCGTGCCCACCCGCAAGCAGATGAAGGTGCAGCGCATCGCCGAAAGAGCCCACGGCTACGGGATACCTGGGGTCACGGTGGACGGCAACGACCTGGTCGCGGTCTGGAGCGTAGCCAGAGAAGCCGTGAACCGTGCCCGGGCCGGCGGCGGCCCCACCCTGATTGAGGCCCTGACCTACCGGGTAGCCCCGCACACCTCCTCCGACGACCCCAGCCGCTACCGCACCGAGGAGGAAACCGAGCGCTGGCTCAAGCGCGACCCCATTCTGCGCATGAAAAACTGCCTCCTGCACCTGGGGTTGTGGAGCGAAGACCAGGAAGCGGCGCTAAGCGAGGCGCTCGAGGCCGAGTTTTTAGCCGCCGTGGAGGAGGCCGATCAGGCCCCGGAACCCAAACCGTGGGAAATCGTGGAACAGGTTTACCAGGAGATGCAGCCCGACCAGCAAGCGGCCTGGAAGTATCTGCGGGGGGAAGCATGATTGCCGAACGTGGTACTCGAGTCCTGAACAACGTGCAGGCCATCAACGAGGCCCTGGATCTGGCTCTGGGCAGGGATGAACGGGTGGTGCTCTTTGGCGAGGATGTGGGCACCATGGGCGGGGTATTCCGGGCTTCGGACGGGCTCGCACAAAAGTACGGCGAAAAGCGGGTCTTCGATACGCCCCTGGCCGAGAGCGGGATTGTGGGCTTCGGGATTGGGCTGGCCATGGCCGGGCTGCGCCCGGTGGCCGAGATACAGTTTGCCGGGTTTTTATACCCCGCCCTCGACCAGATTCTTTCGCACCTGGGCCGGATGCGCCACCGCACCCGGGGCCGCTTTACCGTCCCCATGGTCATCCGCGCCCCTTACGGCGGCGGGGTCAAAACCCCCGAGCAGCACGCCGACAGCCCCGAGGCCATCCTGGCCCACGTACCGGGGGTCAAGGTGGTGATTCCCTCCTCGCCCGAGCGGGCCAAGGGACTGCTGCTGGCGGCCATCGAAGACCCCGACCCGGTGTTTTTCCTGGAGGCCATCAAGCTCTACCGGGGTGTAAAGGCCGAGGTACCGGAGGGCTACTACACCCTGCCCCTGGGCCAAGCCCGTGTGGTGCGGGAGGGCAACGCGGCCAGCCTGCTCTGCTACGGCGGCATGGTGGAGGTCTGCCTCAAGGCCGCCGAGGTGGCCGCGCGGGAGGGGGTGGAGCTGGAGGTGGTGGATCTCGAGACCCTGATACCCCTGGACACCCCAACCATCGTGGCCTCGGTGCAGAAAACCGGGCGGGCGGTGGTGGTTTACGAGGCCATGCGCACCGGGGGTTTTGGCGCGGAAATTGCCGCCCGCATTGCCGAGGAGGCCCTGGATTACCTACAAGCCCCCATCCTGCGGGTGGCCGGTTGGGACGCCCCCTACCCCCCTTTTAGCGCGGTGGAACACTTCTACCGCCCGGATGCCAGACGGGTTTTGGAGGCGGTGCGCCAGGTTCTAGTACACTGACCTCGAGCTGGGGTGGACGCTCAAATGAGGTTCGTCCACCCCAACCTAGCAGGTGCTTGCTTTTGCAGGAGCAAGGCCCTTTTCGGTCGGTGGTGGGCTATTCGAGCTGGAATTATTCCAGGCGAGAGTAAATATCCTCGAGGGCAATCTCCAGGTTTACGCAGGGCAGCTTGAGCGGGCCGCTTTCGATGCGCTCGTAGAACCAGCCCCCCTCGGCCCGCCGGAACACCTCGGCCCGCATGGTGTCTTGCTCGAGCAAAATGTACGTTTGCAGGCTGGGTAGGGTCTGGTAGTTGAGCCACTTTTCGCCCCGGTCTGTTTCGGCTGTGCGCTCGGAAAGCACCTCAACAACCAGGCAAGGTTTTTTGACCACGCGCAGATCCTCTTCAGGTTGGCAATAGACCATGACATCGGGGTAGTACAGGGCATTTCCGGCCTGAACGATGGTATCGGCAATTGCCACCAAACAGCTTGTTTGTTGAGCCTGGTTCTCAATTAGGCTACCCAACCGAACCGCTATGCGATTATGGCGGCGAGTCCCACCGGCCATCAGAAAAATCTGGCCCTGGACGTACTCGTGCCGCTCAGAGGAGGTGGCCTCAAAGGCGAGAAACTCCTCTACCGACACCTCGGTTTTGACAGGGGGTTTCGACCTGGGCATCCCCTACAGGATAGCAAAATCCTTGATGGGAAAGGGCCGCTGTGTTACCTTGTAGCTTGCGTTGAACCGCAGGAGTAACCCGGCGTTCCGCTACAGCGAGCCTGGGAGGGTGTGAGCCGGGCAGCCAAGAACCGGGTGAAGGGCGGCGGGGCAAACCTCAACGCAGCTCAAAGGGCCTCGAGCGACCTCGAGGAACTGGGGTGGAACCGCGGAAGAACCAACTTTCGTCCCCAGGCATGCGTGCCGGGGGTTTCTTTTTTTCCGGCACAGGCTGGCGACGGGTAGCCGGTAGCTCGAGTGCATTCAACCGCTAACCCTGAATCAGCCAAAAAGGAGAAATCTATGCCTGCTGAAACGATGGAAGAACTGGTAAGCCTGTGCAAGCGCCGGGGGTTTATCTTCCCTGGCTCGGATATCTACGGCGGCCTGCAGGGAACCTACGATTACGGCCCCCTGGGCGTTGAACTCAAGAACAACCTCAAGGCCGCCTGGTGGCGGGCCAACGTCTACGAGCGCGACGATATGGAAGGGCTGGATGCCAGCATCCTTACCCACCGGCTGGTGCTTTTTTACTCGGGCCACGAGGCCACCTTCTCAGACCCTCTGGTGGACAACCGCGTCTCCAAGAAACGCTACCGCCTCGACCACCTGCTCAAAGAGCAGAAGCCCGCCGTGCTGCAAGCCCTGTTCCAGACCATGGGCCTGCATGAGGATGAGAGCCTGGCGGCCCTGGTCTCGCGTCTGCTGGCCGAGCCCGAGAAGGCTGCCCTGGCCATGAACACTGCCCGTGTGGTAGACCCCGCCGATGGCGCACCCGGCGACTGGACGCCCCCGCGCCCTTTCAACATGATGTTCAAAACCCAGATTGGCCCTGTAGCCGACGAAGACTCCTACGGCTACCTGCGCCCCGAGACGGCCCAGGGCATCTTTATCAACTTCAAAAACGTGCTCGATGCCACCAGCCGCCGCCTGCCCTTTGGCGTGGCCCAGATTGGCAAGGCCTTCCGCAACGAAATTACCCCGCGCAACTTCATCTTCCGGGTGCGCGAGTTCGAGCAGATGGAGATCGAGTACTTTGTAAAGCCCGGTACCGACGAAGAATGGCACCA of Meiothermus sp. contains these proteins:
- a CDS encoding S8 family peptidase, which gives rise to MYLRLAWIVLLMALTACGSRVTPDNLAPVLGLDNPNVIQGQYIVVYKDDANVLASLQSLKASLRGGVSLQRELESLGLGPDASVQQVYTAALQGLAARLSPENLAALRQDPRVAYIEADQVMSISATQTGATWGLDRIDQRTLPLSGTFTYSNTGSGVNAYIIDTGIRVSHSEFGGRAAVAFDAIGDGQNGNDCNGHGTHVAGTVGGAVYGVAKSVRLYAVRVLNCSGSGTNSGVIAGVDWVRQNAQKPAVANMSLGGGASSALDTAVNNAINAGITFALAAGNSNRDACQFSPARVAAGITVGATTSTDARASYSNYGSCLDLFAPGSSITSAWISSDTSTNTISGTSMATPHVAGVAALYLQSNPAASPATVRNAIVGNATSGVVGNAGRRSPNLLLYSNY
- a CDS encoding glycine--tRNA ligase produces the protein MPAETMEELVSLCKRRGFIFPGSDIYGGLQGTYDYGPLGVELKNNLKAAWWRANVYERDDMEGLDASILTHRLVLFYSGHEATFSDPLVDNRVSKKRYRLDHLLKEQKPAVLQALFQTMGLHEDESLAALVSRLLAEPEKAALAMNTARVVDPADGAPGDWTPPRPFNMMFKTQIGPVADEDSYGYLRPETAQGIFINFKNVLDATSRRLPFGVAQIGKAFRNEITPRNFIFRVREFEQMEIEYFVKPGTDEEWHQRWLETRLAWWEAQGIPREQIRVLDVPKEDLSHYSKRTFDLMYNFPTLGFEEIEGIANRSDYDLGSHTKGQAELKIQARVLENHDSTAKLAVQDPETKEWFVPFVIEPSAGVDRAVLAVLSQAYTREKLESGEERIVLKLRPHLAPIKVAVIPLAKNKEEITSYARRLKADLQALGFGRVLYEDTGNIGKAYRRHDEVGTPFCVTVDYDTIGKSQDGSTTLQDTVTVRDRDTMQQERVAVKELPQYLLERLKS
- a CDS encoding MliC family protein, which translates into the protein MRRWILPVWFVGLVGLAQSTDVVQRIYRCAGGVQVRAVYQNSFDRVGVVFNGQTYGPLFQVEAASGVKYSDGRASWWVKGSGAAEEALLMSERTGKVLVRACKPIR
- the tpiA gene encoding triose-phosphate isomerase; this encodes MRKRLVAGNWKMHKTPSEARMWFRDLIDKLPQTQAEPALLVPFTHLPYAAEILEGHGVYWGAQDVSAHVEGAYTGEVSAKMLADLACQYTIVGHSERRSYHAETDALVSEKARRLLEQGITPILCVGEPLEIREAGGQVEYTLRQLEGSLQGVNPASPQSLVIAYEPVWAIGTGKTATPEDAEAMHQAIRGWLEGRYGSDFSEQMRILYGGSVKPENAAALFGQPNIDGGLVGGASLKLEDYIKLLTA
- a CDS encoding pyridoxal phosphate-dependent aminotransferase, producing MAHLHPRTQLSKESIFAQMSRLAVQHGAINLGQGFPSNPPPDFLLEAARRAIGTVDQYTPPIGLPRLREAVAEDLGVSPEDVVITAGGTEALHALAESLYGPDDEVVMLEPYFDVYIPQARIAGAEPVMVPMRLTERWEVDLPALERAISVRTQALLLTNPYNPTGSVFSRAEAEQIVALARKHDLWIISDEVYDELYFGEPPIRLRELAPERVFTVGSAGKRLEATGWRIGWIVTPPGLAPQIAGMRQWSSFCSAAPLQAAVAEALPIARKEGFYQALRESYGRRKDLLEQGLRSLGLKTFSPAGTYFLTALLPGLEALNLVREAKVAAIPGSAFYIQNPAPEGLYRFAFCKTCEEIETALSRLEAYLKQAA
- a CDS encoding acyl-CoA carboxylase subunit beta, yielding MIQSHISPKERESSFFKQNKDAWVRLIADFRTSLEQVRQGGGPKAAERQHAKGRLTARERIARLIDPGSELEEILGYAGWQMYADWGGAPGGGVVTAIGKIAGRDWMIIANDATVKAGAFFPITAKKVIRAQTIALENHLPTVYLVDSAGVFLPLQDEVFPDQDDFGRIFYLNARMSGLGIPQISAIMGNCVAGGAYLPLMTDVLIMTEGSGLYLAGPALVKAAIGQEVDSEALGGARMHAEVSGTVDFYEPDDEAAIARIRALAAMYAQPTLALWAAERKSEVEPFHPPEDLYGLVSPDGSKPYDVNEVIARLVDGSEFHEYKAGYGQTLVCGYARLGGFPVGIVANQRLVIKKPGKIEVGGVIYAEAADKAARFILEVNQRFIPLLFLMDVTGFMVGKESEQQGIIRRGAKLVNAVSNSVVPKITLITGGSFGAGNYAMAGKAYAPRFIYAWPSAKYAVMSGNAAAKTLMEIELAKLEREGRKPTEEDLVELYERIKARYEETLDPRYAAARLWVDEVIFPHETRERLIRSLEVCALNPVREAMQIGVFQV
- the pdhA gene encoding pyruvate dehydrogenase (acetyl-transferring) E1 component subunit alpha, whose product is MGVETVQYLDDTGQPLRDLPLSHSELLQGYRALRRARHFDERALVLQRQGRLGVYPPFRGQEAAQVGVALCLRPDYDWLLPSYRESAAALTFGMPISKLILSWRADPAGWGAPPNVNMVQFYIPIATQIPQAAGVAHAQRLLGKEAVAAVFIGDGGTSEGDFHEGLNFAAVFNAPLLVVVQNNGWAISVPTRKQMKVQRIAERAHGYGIPGVTVDGNDLVAVWSVAREAVNRARAGGGPTLIEALTYRVAPHTSSDDPSRYRTEEETERWLKRDPILRMKNCLLHLGLWSEDQEAALSEALEAEFLAAVEEADQAPEPKPWEIVEQVYQEMQPDQQAAWKYLRGEA
- a CDS encoding IS5 family transposase (programmed frameshift), translated to MELRQSRYPSDLTDQEWAILAPLMPQPSAAPHRPRENPWREILNGIFYITRAGCAWRMMPYDLPHWKTVYHYFRLWRKSGFLEQIHTTLREKTRRKAGRLPEPSAGILDSQSVKTSGKRGVRGYDAGKKVKGRKRHLLVDTQGLVLGVKVLPAHLTDAEGGRELLEGARGLSKRLSHLFVDGGYKRRFEEWVRRTLGWTVEVVRRPDANFRGIWWPKDQPLPEDLEEEVRKRTRGHRGFVVIPRRWVVERTFAWLSFNRRLNRDYELLPESSETFIHTAMIRLMVRRLAS
- a CDS encoding alpha-ketoacid dehydrogenase subunit beta; this encodes MIAERGTRVLNNVQAINEALDLALGRDERVVLFGEDVGTMGGVFRASDGLAQKYGEKRVFDTPLAESGIVGFGIGLAMAGLRPVAEIQFAGFLYPALDQILSHLGRMRHRTRGRFTVPMVIRAPYGGGVKTPEQHADSPEAILAHVPGVKVVIPSSPERAKGLLLAAIEDPDPVFFLEAIKLYRGVKAEVPEGYYTLPLGQARVVREGNAASLLCYGGMVEVCLKAAEVAAREGVELEVVDLETLIPLDTPTIVASVQKTGRAVVVYEAMRTGGFGAEIAARIAEEALDYLQAPILRVAGWDAPYPPFSAVEHFYRPDARRVLEAVRQVLVH
- a CDS encoding VWA domain-containing protein, producing MTVSTSQLLSHVVAFARSLRHEGIVVTPGQTATFARALGEISIFDPEAFFYAAQSTLLTRQEDRARFAEAFRKFWQHLGLERFPAELLNQTPLPPKKDPKARPGEVGREPRSSQPSSNQPQPMVDRALTFSETEVLKQKRFDQMSEAELEAARRLLYGLVWNPPQRRTRRLKAGGKELLDLRKSFRRSLKHQGELVVLEQRSRKYKPRPIVVLADVSGSMERYARMLLHFLHAFSLVQTRQGVRQIESFTFGTRLTRITRLLKHRSVDTALAQVGQQVKDWSGGTRIGACLHSFNQSWAKRVLGRGAIVLVISDGWDQGEPELLAFEMERLQKSCHRLIWLNPLLGTPGYQPLTRGLVAAMPFIDDFLPVHNLSSLEMLALALTGLERQR
- a CDS encoding Uma2 family endonuclease, coding for MPRSKPPVKTEVSVEEFLAFEATSSERHEYVQGQIFLMAGGTRRHNRIAVRLGSLIENQAQQTSCLVAIADTIVQAGNALYYPDVMVYCQPEEDLRVVKKPCLVVEVLSERTAETDRGEKWLNYQTLPSLQTYILLEQDTMRAEVFRRAEGGWFYERIESGPLKLPCVNLEIALEDIYSRLE